The following proteins are co-located in the Phragmites australis chromosome 10, lpPhrAust1.1, whole genome shotgun sequence genome:
- the LOC133883624 gene encoding peroxidase P7-like — protein sequence MGTSFSKSFAVLALLCVLLPCHAKLSTKFYARSCPDVATIVRSVMAQAVAKEPRMGASIIRLFFHDCFVNGCDASILLDDTPTFTGEKNAGANANSVRGYEVIDAIKAQVEAACKGTVSCADIVALASRDAVNLLGGPTWNVQLGRKDSRTASQSAANANLPGPGSSVGSLVSAFAAKGLSPRDMTALSGAHTVGRARCLFFRGRIYTEPNINATFAAARRQVCPQSGGDGNLAPFDDQTPDAFDNAYYRNLVAQRGLLHSDQELFNGGPQDALVRKYSGNAGMFATDFAKAMVKMGGLAPAAGTPTEVRLNCGKVN from the exons ATGGGCACCTCGTTTTCTAAGAGTTTTGCTGTTCTTGCTCTCCTCTGCGTGCTTCTTCCCTGCCATGCCAAGCTCTCTACCAAGTTCTACGCTAGGTCGTGCCCCGACGTGGCCACCATCGTGAGGTCGGTGATGGCTCAGGCCGTGGCCAAGGAGCCGCGGATGGGCGCCTCCATCATCCGGCTcttcttccacgactgcttcgtcaaT GGGTGTGACGCTTCCATCCTCCTGGATGACACGCCGACGTTCACCGGCGAGAAGAACGCCGGCGCGAACGCCAACTCCGTCCGCGGGTACGAGGTGATCGATGCCATCAAGGCGCAGGTCGAAGCGGCCTGCAAGGGCACCGTGTCGTGCGCCGACATCGTCGCCCTGGCATCTCGCGACGCCGTAAACTTG CTCGGGGGCCCGACGTGGAACGTGCAACTCGGCCGGAAGGACTCGCGCACGGCGAGCCAGAGCGCCGCCAACGCCAACCTGCCGGGCCCGGGCTCCAGCGTCGGGTCCCTCGTCTCCGCGTTTGCGGCGAAGGGGCTCTCGCCGCGCGACATGACGGCGCTCTCGGGCGCGCACACCGTCGGGAGGGCGCGCTGCCTCTTCTTCCGCGGCCGAATCTACACCGAGCCCAACATCAACGCCACCttcgcggcggcgcggcggcaggTGTGTCCGCAGAGCGGCGGGGACGGCAACCTCGCGCCGTTCGATGATCAGACACCCGACGCGTTCGACAACGCCTACTACAGGAACCTAGTGGCGCAACGCGGGCTGCTGCACTCCGACCAGGAGCTCTTCAACGGCGGGCCGCAGGACGCGCTGGTGAGGAAGTACAGCGGCAATGCCGGCATGTTCGCCACCGACTTCgccaaggcgatggtgaagatgGGTGGCCTTGCGCCGGCGGCTGGGACGCCGACGGAGGTCAGGTTGAACTGCGGTAAAGTAAACTAG